A genomic segment from Candidatus Krumholzibacteriia bacterium encodes:
- a CDS encoding DUF2911 domain-containing protein, whose translation MRSLRLSLMAALVAAALIANASSAAELQLPRPSQKAQVMQTVGLTDVTITYSRPGVKGRVIWGGLVPYDKVWRTGANEATDITFSTDVKVNGQPLPAGTYSLHTIPTQGDWTVIFNKQADQWGSYSYDEKEDALRIQVKAQPHAFNEWMEFSFPDIAVDKATVALDWEKLRVAFEIQVETVEHALASARAAMASLAADDHQTAYRCASFAFDNNVAADEARQWVDKSISIKETWLNLRLKANMMAKEGK comes from the coding sequence ATGAGATCTCTGCGTCTATCGCTAATGGCAGCCCTTGTGGCTGCGGCCCTGATTGCCAACGCTTCCTCCGCCGCCGAACTCCAGCTGCCGCGCCCGAGCCAGAAGGCCCAGGTCATGCAGACCGTGGGGCTCACCGATGTCACGATCACGTACAGCCGGCCCGGGGTGAAGGGACGGGTGATCTGGGGCGGGCTCGTCCCCTACGACAAGGTGTGGCGGACGGGCGCGAACGAGGCGACGGACATCACCTTCTCCACCGACGTGAAGGTGAACGGTCAGCCGCTCCCGGCCGGGACCTACAGCCTCCACACGATCCCCACCCAGGGCGACTGGACCGTGATCTTCAACAAGCAGGCCGACCAGTGGGGGAGCTACTCCTACGACGAGAAGGAGGACGCGCTCCGGATCCAGGTCAAGGCCCAGCCCCACGCGTTCAACGAGTGGATGGAATTCAGCTTCCCGGACATCGCCGTGGACAAGGCCACGGTGGCGCTCGACTGGGAGAAGCTGCGTGTCGCGTTCGAGATTCAGGTGGAGACGGTCGAGCACGCGCTCGCGAGCGCCCGCGCCGCCATGGCTTCGCTGGCCGCGGACGATCATCAGACGGCATACCGTTGCGCGAGCTTCGCCTTCGACAACAACGTTGCTGCCGATGAAGCCCGGCAGTGGGTCGACAAGTCGATCTCCATCAAGGAGACCTGGCTCAACCTGCGCCTCAAGGCCAACATGATGGCGAAGGAAGGCAAAA
- a CDS encoding nuclear transport factor 2 family protein translates to MAVEYREWMRAITDLTKEMGTMEKQHKQAIEQLLAEYKTSLNTSNAALAQSLYARDGVFMPTGAPSAIGSEEILKSYEFIFSQIQLNIEFYIDEIVVDRNVAFATTSSKGTTLIRENGQTVPEENRELFVFEKIDGAWKIARYMFNKTK, encoded by the coding sequence ATGGCAGTCGAGTACCGCGAGTGGATGCGGGCAATAACCGATCTGACAAAGGAGATGGGAACTATGGAAAAGCAACACAAGCAGGCGATCGAGCAACTCCTGGCCGAATACAAGACGTCGCTCAATACTTCGAACGCGGCCCTGGCTCAGAGCCTGTACGCAAGGGACGGGGTTTTCATGCCGACGGGGGCCCCTTCGGCGATCGGCTCCGAAGAAATTCTAAAGTCCTACGAGTTCATCTTTTCGCAGATCCAGTTGAATATCGAATTCTACATCGATGAGATTGTCGTCGACAGAAACGTCGCCTTTGCTACGACGAGTTCCAAAGGCACGACCCTGATTCGCGAGAATGGTCAGACCGTGCCAGAAGAGAATCGAGAGCTGTTCGTCTTTGAGAAAATCGATGGTGCATGGAAGATCGCTCGTTATATGTTCAACAAGACGAAGTAG
- a CDS encoding MBL fold metallo-hydrolase codes for MRTFQIAQVMIVTAALFLGATLSVAQSRAQSTARTAGRALTDYAPVLRSMLERAWGIDPSKGVTTRQVADGVFVVTDGVWQSAFVVTDGGVIVFDAPESYATKIPTEIAAVTSQPITTLVYSHAHNDHIGGSAAFANVQGLEIVALKGVADFLVEKNDPDRLVPTRTFDDQLVLDQGGTRIELREANYHSDEGDVIVYIPRARFLMAIDTLAPGYCPFMGFDITSNFHEYLQIFDVLLDYDFDVFVGGHLTHIGNRADVETTREFTRDVYETVKRVHADTNLMAVFTAAGQEIGGFDNKFLLFKTFLDEVTAKATEEIEQRWMDRLAGVDVFTEDHVRTALLYVRWED; via the coding sequence ATGAGGACGTTCCAAATTGCACAAGTGATGATCGTTACGGCCGCGCTGTTCCTGGGTGCCACGTTGAGTGTGGCGCAAAGCCGGGCGCAATCGACAGCTCGTACCGCCGGGCGTGCTTTGACGGATTACGCACCCGTGCTGCGGTCAATGCTGGAACGGGCCTGGGGCATCGATCCCAGCAAGGGGGTCACGACTAGACAGGTTGCGGACGGCGTATTCGTGGTTACCGACGGAGTCTGGCAATCGGCTTTCGTGGTTACCGACGGGGGAGTAATCGTTTTCGATGCGCCCGAGTCATACGCCACCAAGATTCCAACGGAGATAGCGGCGGTGACCAGCCAGCCCATCACGACGCTGGTGTATTCCCACGCCCACAACGATCACATCGGCGGTTCCGCGGCTTTCGCCAACGTGCAAGGACTCGAGATCGTCGCGTTGAAGGGCGTTGCCGACTTTCTCGTCGAGAAGAACGATCCAGACCGCTTAGTACCAACTAGGACATTCGATGATCAGTTGGTGCTCGATCAAGGGGGAACGCGCATCGAGCTCCGGGAGGCGAACTACCATTCGGACGAGGGAGACGTCATCGTCTACATACCACGCGCGCGCTTCCTCATGGCGATCGACACGTTGGCACCGGGATACTGCCCCTTCATGGGCTTCGACATCACGTCCAACTTCCACGAGTATCTCCAAATCTTCGACGTTCTGCTTGACTACGACTTCGACGTTTTCGTCGGCGGTCACTTGACTCACATCGGGAACAGAGCCGACGTGGAGACGACCCGCGAGTTCACGAGAGACGTTTATGAAACGGTCAAACGCGTTCACGCGGACACGAACCTCATGGCCGTCTTCACTGCAGCGGGCCAGGAGATTGGCGGCTTCGACAACAAATTCCTCCTCTTTAAGACATTCCTTGACGAGGTGACGGCCAAAGCGACGGAGGAGATCGAGCAGCGCTGGATGGATCGCCTCGCCGGAGTCGACGTGTTCACTGAGGATCACGTCCGCACAGCCCTGCTCTACGTCCGCTGGGAGGACTGA